DNA from Terriglobus tenax:
AACTACTTCTCTCCTGTATCGGGTGCCGACAACTCACGTAGCGGTGTTGGACTTGATCGTCCGAATATCGTTGGAGAGCGCTATCTGAAGAACAATGCGACCCATACCTGGCTCAATCCTGCGGGCTTCCAGGCAAATGCGATTGGAACTTTTGGGAATGCCGGCGCTTATTCTCTGCAAGGACCAGGCTTCTTCAGTATTGACGCCGCTTTGAGCCGCTACGTTACGTTATTCCACGAGCACACCGTAGAGATTCGATTCGAAGCTTTCAACGCGCTCAATCATGTGAACTACGGCAACCCTACCAGTAGTATCGCTAGCTCAAACTTCGGGCGGATTACTTCGGCGAAATCGCCGCGTGCGCTTCAGTTCGCTGCAAAGTACAGCTTCTAAACAGGAAGAGGAATTTCATGTTGATGAACCGGCGTCAATTTACTGCGGGAGCCGCCAGCGCTTTGGCACTCAGGGCCTTTGCGCAAACACCAAATCCACTCACGAAGTGGAAAGGAAAGCTGAAGATTGTCCCGGCAACGCCGGAGAGCGATCGTCACTCTATCCACAGCTACTTCAATGTCTCTCCGGAAAGTCCGGACGGGAAGTGGCTGCTCTATTACAGCTCTGGAGTCGCGAATGGCGAGTCCGGCGACATCCGGATATTGAACCGCAAGTCCGGCGAAGTAAAGATCATCGCCTCGAACATTACAACCGAGGACGCACACCGCGTGGCGTGCCAGCAGTGGGTGGCAAATGGAAAGAAGATCGTCTTCCATGATTTCCGCGAGGGTTCCACTGCAGTGGTTTGCATCGATCTGCAAACTGGCAAAGAGAAGGTGCTGGCAAATGATCGTCTGGTGTGGTGGGGAGCGCCTTCCGGCGTGCTTGTGCCGCTCTACGGAAAGCAGTGGAATCCCGGCAAATATCCTGACCTGCAGTTTGCCAACGTTGAGACGGGTGAGATCACAACCATCGTCAAGGCTGCTGATGTCCGTGCGCAGTATCCGGAGCAGGTGAAGAAAGAATTTGGCGACAAGCCCATCTCTATCTGTTTTCCCGCGATGAGTCCCGATGGAAGCCGTGTGTTCTTCAAACTCGCGGTGGCTGAAATCAATCCCGATGGAAACTTCAGGTCTCCTTCAAACTCTTATCGCGAGACCATTGTCTGCTACGACGTACGTGCGAGGAAGTTTCTCTTTATCGAGCCGCGATGGGGACATCCGGCGTGGCTTGCGGACTCGCGCCGCATCATCAACTATGGCCCTGTGCTCACCGATAGCAACACCGGCATCGACACAAAGATTCCCGGCGTTCCGGGATTTCCGGGATCACACCCTTCAGCCACTCCAGACCAGAAGTTGTTTGTGACGGATGTTGATCTTTCGAAGCAGGAGAAGGTGCCAGGCCTGTGGGGCGTTGCAGTAGGCCTGCTTGAAGGTGGAGATTCGACGATCATTCATCGTTTCGACAATGCTCACGGGGCGACTACATGGCGTCACAACCACCCTCACCCCGTTTCCAGCCCAGACAATCAACGGATTTATTTCAACGTCAACGCGGGCACTTGGACGCGGCTCTTTGTCGCTCAGGCCGGATAACCTTATGGAGAATACGATGAAACTGACGCTACGTGCGCTTGGATCAGTAGGAATACTTGCGGTTTGTCTCTCTGCTATTGTTCCAGCTCAAGGTCAAACAATTCCTGCAGAATATGCTCCCATCCAGATTGGCAAAGGGCTTGCGAAGGATTTCAGCAATCGCAGTGTCCAGGGTAAGAACGTTGTCATCTATCCCGAGATCTGCGCATGGTATGGCTCTCTTATCTACGCCCGCGAGGCCCACGATAAGCAGCTTTTGGAAGCTTTGCAAAAACGGTTCGAGGATTTGCTTGCGTTCAATAATCAGGCGCGCGTGCCGAACACCAGACACGTCGACTTCGATGTCTTTGGCGTCGTTCCGCTGGAGTTGTATATGCA
Protein-coding regions in this window:
- a CDS encoding TolB-like translocation protein produces the protein MNRRQFTAGAASALALRAFAQTPNPLTKWKGKLKIVPATPESDRHSIHSYFNVSPESPDGKWLLYYSSGVANGESGDIRILNRKSGEVKIIASNITTEDAHRVACQQWVANGKKIVFHDFREGSTAVVCIDLQTGKEKVLANDRLVWWGAPSGVLVPLYGKQWNPGKYPDLQFANVETGEITTIVKAADVRAQYPEQVKKEFGDKPISICFPAMSPDGSRVFFKLAVAEINPDGNFRSPSNSYRETIVCYDVRARKFLFIEPRWGHPAWLADSRRIINYGPVLTDSNTGIDTKIPGVPGFPGSHPSATPDQKLFVTDVDLSKQEKVPGLWGVAVGLLEGGDSTIIHRFDNAHGATTWRHNHPHPVSSPDNQRIYFNVNAGTWTRLFVAQAG